A window of Haliscomenobacter hydrossis DSM 1100 contains these coding sequences:
- a CDS encoding sugar phosphate isomerase/epimerase family protein produces MKRRDFLHQMAYAATGLAVAPLSSFDLDSSKKMFFEISLAEWSLHNALFKKEMTNLDFPVMARKEFGVGVVEYVNQFFKDKAKDTTYLNELLMRCKDNGIKNHLIMIDGEGDLGSTTKAELDKAIDQHKQWVECAKYLGCATIRVNAAGKGTAEEVAKGAVEGLSRLGDFASTMGINVIVENHGGYSSNGKWLSGVMKQVNKKNVGTLPDFGNFCITRKQGSYDCAEEYDRYMGVEELMPFAKGVSAKSHDFDAQGNETHTDYVKMLKIVKKAKFKGYVGIEFEGGKIGEKEGIKLTKALLEKVGKMV; encoded by the coding sequence ATGAAACGTCGTGATTTCCTCCATCAGATGGCTTATGCGGCAACCGGTTTGGCCGTAGCTCCATTGAGCAGTTTTGACCTGGACAGCAGCAAAAAAATGTTTTTTGAGATCTCTCTGGCCGAGTGGTCATTACACAACGCCCTGTTTAAGAAAGAAATGACCAACCTCGATTTCCCCGTCATGGCCCGCAAGGAATTTGGTGTCGGGGTAGTTGAGTACGTCAACCAGTTCTTCAAAGACAAAGCTAAAGATACTACCTACCTCAACGAGTTGTTGATGCGCTGCAAGGACAACGGCATCAAAAACCACCTGATCATGATTGATGGGGAAGGTGATTTAGGGTCGACGACCAAAGCTGAACTGGACAAGGCCATCGACCAACACAAACAGTGGGTAGAATGTGCCAAATACCTGGGCTGCGCCACCATTCGCGTCAACGCTGCGGGTAAAGGTACCGCCGAGGAGGTAGCCAAAGGTGCGGTGGAAGGCTTGAGTAGACTGGGTGATTTTGCGTCGACCATGGGCATCAATGTCATTGTCGAAAACCACGGTGGCTATTCTTCCAATGGAAAATGGTTGTCGGGTGTAATGAAGCAAGTCAACAAGAAAAACGTTGGTACGCTGCCCGACTTCGGCAACTTCTGCATCACTCGCAAACAAGGCTCTTATGATTGTGCCGAAGAATACGACCGCTACATGGGCGTAGAAGAATTGATGCCTTTTGCCAAGGGAGTCAGCGCCAAAAGCCACGATTTTGATGCTCAAGGCAACGAAACCCATACCGATTACGTCAAAATGTTGAAAATCGTGAAAAAAGCGAAGTTCAAAGGATATGTCGGTATTGAATTTGAAGGAGGTAAAATTGGTGAAAAAGAGGGCATCAAATTGACCAAAGCGCTACTGGAAAAGGTAGGCAAAATGGTGTAA
- the nadC gene encoding carboxylating nicotinate-nucleotide diphosphorylase, protein MHSDQIDAFIAAGLKEDVGTGDVTCLACIPPAARNRARLLVKDEGILAGMEIAERIFKTVDPNCHFEKILDDGVNIKYGDLAFIVECQTQALLQAERLVLNTMQRMSGIATLSRQYRDAVADLPVKILDTRKTTPLIRFLEKWAVRIGGCHNYRDGLYDWFMIKDNHTDACGGIQPAIERVDAYQRAHGLNLNVTVEVRNLHELQQVLNTGKVTRIMLDNFQLDAMQTAVKMVNKRFETEASGGVTLETLRNIALTGVDYISVGALTHSAQSLDLSLKVLKD, encoded by the coding sequence ATGCACAGTGATCAAATTGATGCATTCATTGCCGCTGGCCTTAAAGAAGATGTAGGCACTGGCGATGTTACCTGTTTAGCCTGTATTCCCCCTGCTGCCCGCAACCGCGCCCGGTTGTTGGTGAAAGATGAAGGGATATTGGCGGGAATGGAAATTGCCGAGCGCATTTTTAAAACCGTAGACCCCAATTGCCACTTTGAAAAAATATTGGATGACGGTGTCAACATTAAATACGGCGACCTTGCCTTTATTGTAGAATGCCAAACCCAAGCCTTACTGCAAGCCGAACGCCTGGTACTCAATACCATGCAGCGCATGAGTGGCATCGCCACCCTGAGCAGGCAGTACCGCGATGCTGTGGCGGATCTTCCCGTTAAAATTTTGGATACCCGCAAAACCACTCCCTTGATCCGTTTTTTGGAAAAATGGGCAGTACGTATTGGGGGTTGCCATAACTACCGCGATGGATTGTACGATTGGTTCATGATCAAAGACAACCATACCGATGCCTGTGGAGGCATTCAGCCGGCCATTGAGCGCGTGGACGCTTATCAACGTGCGCATGGACTCAACCTGAATGTAACGGTGGAAGTCCGCAACCTGCATGAACTACAGCAGGTATTGAATACGGGAAAAGTCACCCGCATCATGCTGGATAATTTCCAACTGGATGCCATGCAAACAGCGGTGAAAATGGTCAACAAACGCTTCGAGACCGAGGCTTCGGGCGGAGTAACATTGGAAACCCTACGCAATATTGCACTTACGGGAGTAGACTACATCTCCGTTGGGGCATTGACGCACTCCGCCCAAAGTCTGGACTTGAGTTTAAAGGTGTTGAAAGATTGA
- a CDS encoding sigma-70 family RNA polymerase sigma factor — protein MVAQATQSMNYDRILEEELLPQAEALLTFAYHLTYNQQDAEDLVQETYMKAYKAIDKYIEGTNAKAWLFKILKNTFINEYRRKSRGPAMKELDEVIAFQNRENTPYTSAHAGLAEETYESMMGDEVTHAINKLSVNFRVVLLLSDVEEFSYEEISKILDIPIGTVRSRLNRARNSVKAELRLYAQSMGFKDNR, from the coding sequence ATGGTAGCACAAGCAACGCAAAGCATGAATTACGATCGTATCCTGGAGGAGGAGTTGCTGCCTCAGGCGGAGGCGCTGCTTACTTTTGCCTACCATCTGACCTATAATCAGCAGGATGCTGAGGATTTGGTGCAGGAAACGTATATGAAAGCGTATAAGGCCATCGACAAATACATCGAGGGTACTAACGCTAAGGCCTGGCTTTTCAAAATTCTAAAAAACACCTTCATCAACGAGTACCGCCGTAAAAGCCGTGGCCCCGCGATGAAAGAATTGGACGAAGTCATTGCTTTCCAAAACCGGGAAAACACCCCCTACACCAGTGCACACGCGGGTTTGGCCGAAGAAACCTATGAGTCGATGATGGGTGATGAGGTTACTCACGCCATCAATAAACTTTCGGTCAATTTTCGGGTTGTACTGTTGTTGAGCGATGTGGAAGAATTTTCTTACGAAGAAATCTCCAAAATTTTGGATATTCCCATCGGAACGGTGCGTTCACGCTTGAACCGGGCACGGAACAGCGTAAAAGCAGAATTGAGATTGTACGCCCAGTCCATGGGCTTCAAAGATAATCGTTAA
- the rlmN gene encoding 23S rRNA (adenine(2503)-C(2))-methyltransferase RlmN, with amino-acid sequence MNGKERMDIRQRSLAELEELFKEMGEAKFRAKQVYEWLWQKGVRSFDAMTNLSKSLREKLAASFVINGIVEDKVQRSADGTIKSRFRLHDGHMIESVLIPVPDDKRFTVCVSCQVGCSLTCKFCATGRMNRVRNLDAAEIYDQVVMVNQQCLETFGHPLSNIVYMGMGEPLLAYNNVMESIERLTAPDGLHMSPRRITISTAGIAKMIKKLADDGCKTNLALSLHAADDLKRDELMPINEQNNLAVLMDALEYFYRKTHNRISYEYITFQNVNDGLDDAANLAKLCRRFPVRVNIIEYNPIGDVPYLKSEEDRIDAFARYLREREITVTVRRSRGKDIDAACGQLANKE; translated from the coding sequence ATGAATGGGAAAGAACGTATGGACATCCGGCAGCGCTCCTTGGCAGAGCTGGAGGAGTTGTTCAAGGAAATGGGGGAGGCCAAATTTCGGGCCAAACAGGTGTACGAGTGGCTCTGGCAAAAAGGAGTGCGTTCCTTTGATGCCATGACCAACCTTTCTAAAAGCCTGCGCGAAAAGTTGGCAGCATCCTTTGTGATCAATGGAATTGTAGAAGATAAGGTACAACGCAGCGCCGATGGCACCATCAAATCGCGTTTTCGGCTGCACGATGGACACATGATCGAGTCGGTATTGATTCCCGTACCCGATGACAAACGTTTTACCGTTTGTGTATCCTGCCAGGTCGGTTGTAGCCTCACTTGCAAATTTTGTGCTACCGGGCGCATGAACAGGGTGCGCAACCTCGACGCCGCTGAAATTTACGACCAGGTGGTGATGGTCAACCAACAATGCTTGGAAACCTTTGGCCACCCCTTGAGCAATATCGTGTACATGGGCATGGGCGAACCCCTGCTGGCGTACAACAACGTGATGGAAAGTATTGAGCGACTCACCGCGCCCGATGGCCTCCATATGTCGCCCCGGCGCATTACCATCAGTACGGCAGGCATTGCCAAAATGATCAAAAAACTGGCCGACGATGGGTGTAAAACCAATCTCGCTCTTTCCTTGCACGCCGCCGACGACCTCAAACGCGACGAACTGATGCCCATCAACGAGCAGAACAACCTGGCCGTATTGATGGATGCCCTGGAATATTTTTACCGCAAAACCCACAACCGCATCAGCTACGAGTACATTACGTTCCAAAACGTCAATGATGGACTCGATGATGCAGCCAATCTGGCCAAACTTTGTCGACGTTTTCCAGTGCGGGTCAACATCATTGAATACAACCCCATCGGTGATGTACCTTATCTCAAATCCGAAGAAGACCGGATCGATGCTTTTGCGCGCTACTTACGCGAACGCGAAATCACGGTGACGGTCCGGCGCAGCCGCGGGAAAGACATTGATGCGGCCTGCGGGCAATTGGCAAATAAAGAATAG
- a CDS encoding polyprenyl synthetase family protein, translating into MSLDTIKKPIDQELIKFEQHFKQSMRSSVPLLDKITYYIVRRKGKQVRPMFVFLAAQVCGGVVEATYVAASLIELLHTATLVHDDVVDDSMERRGFFSVNALWKNKIAVLVGDFLLSQGLLLAVRNKQFRILEIVSDAVKAMSEGELLQIEKARRLDIKEEVYYEIIRQKTASLISSACQAGAASATTDEDAIERMRLFGEKIGLAFQIKDDLFDFGTDDVGKPLGIDIKEKKMTLPLIYALNKSDSATRRHIIGLVRRHNENPEKVKEVIDFVRNSGGIQYTEAVMLRFRQEAFDILETFPESESRTALRDLVTFVTERKK; encoded by the coding sequence ATGTCGCTGGATACCATTAAGAAGCCAATCGATCAAGAATTGATCAAGTTTGAACAGCACTTCAAACAATCCATGCGCAGCTCGGTTCCGCTGCTGGACAAAATTACCTATTACATCGTGCGCCGCAAGGGCAAGCAGGTGCGGCCAATGTTTGTGTTTCTCGCCGCCCAGGTCTGTGGTGGCGTGGTGGAGGCCACCTATGTAGCCGCCTCTTTGATCGAACTGTTGCACACCGCTACGCTGGTACACGACGACGTGGTGGATGACTCGATGGAGCGCCGGGGCTTTTTTTCGGTCAATGCGCTGTGGAAAAATAAAATTGCGGTGCTGGTTGGTGATTTTTTGCTGTCGCAGGGCCTGCTTTTGGCGGTGCGCAACAAGCAATTCCGAATTTTGGAAATTGTTTCCGATGCGGTAAAAGCAATGAGCGAAGGAGAGCTACTGCAAATTGAAAAAGCCCGCCGTCTCGACATCAAAGAAGAAGTGTATTACGAAATCATTCGCCAAAAAACCGCCTCGCTCATTTCCTCCGCCTGCCAGGCTGGTGCAGCTTCGGCCACTACCGACGAGGACGCCATCGAGCGCATGCGCCTGTTTGGGGAAAAAATTGGTCTCGCCTTCCAAATCAAAGACGACCTCTTCGACTTTGGTACCGACGACGTAGGTAAACCTCTCGGCATCGACATCAAAGAAAAAAAGATGACCCTGCCACTGATTTACGCCCTCAACAAATCCGATTCCGCTACCCGCCGCCACATCATCGGCCTGGTACGCCGGCACAACGAGAATCCCGAAAAAGTAAAAGAGGTGATTGATTTTGTGCGCAACAGTGGCGGTATTCAATATACCGAAGCGGTGATGTTGCGCTTCCGGCAAGAGGCTTTTGATATCTTGGAAACTTTCCCGGAGTCGGAGTCGAGGACGGCGCTACGGGATTTGGTGACGTTTGTGACCGAACGGAAGAAGTAG
- a CDS encoding fibronectin type III domain-containing protein: MTRLVVCFLALLNAVALEAKTARFRAMWRDDPATSMVIAWDQLSGTTPMIYYDEVDNGQKTELYRLKRKPDQVVTARGLNNHFARLSGLKPNTVYFFVVKDSEGSSRRYSFRTVPNVPTERLSIISGGDSRNNREARISANTLVSKIRPHFVLFNGDMTATDTGPEWLLWLDDWQYTIGSDGRITPVVVARGNHEMDNRSLQEIFDIPYPDAYYALSFGGNLLRLLTLNTMAASGGDQKTWLERELNGAKGFTWRFAQYHHAMRPHTTGKPERDDLVQNWAPLFLYHQVQLALESDSHVAKWTYPIRVSREIGSAEGFIRDDERGTVYVGEGCWGAPLRNSDDNKKWTRNSGSFNHFNLIYVEQGKIEVRTVISDQYQGVMESKSPFVLPIGLKLWEPSNGSVLTIINKKTTLLAQNATNNRPAAPTLSPAEVAESATNDKEWAKLAPCSVDPFSNEASIPFNLTQAGEVQICVYNTLKKEMVKQDFPGLLAGKHVKKINLNQLVAGRYLVVVRSGGKAVIFYQFFRKE, from the coding sequence ATGACCCGATTGGTTGTTTGTTTTTTGGCACTGTTGAATGCTGTTGCCCTGGAGGCTAAAACTGCCCGTTTTCGTGCGATGTGGCGCGATGATCCTGCAACTTCGATGGTGATTGCCTGGGATCAGCTTAGTGGAACCACCCCCATGATCTACTACGATGAAGTCGACAATGGTCAAAAAACGGAACTCTACAGACTCAAGCGTAAACCCGATCAGGTCGTAACGGCTCGTGGACTCAACAATCATTTTGCCCGACTCAGTGGACTCAAACCCAATACGGTCTATTTTTTCGTGGTCAAAGACAGCGAAGGATCCAGCAGGCGTTATTCTTTTCGCACCGTTCCCAACGTTCCTACCGAACGTTTGTCGATCATCTCTGGGGGAGATTCTCGCAACAACCGCGAAGCCCGCATCAGCGCCAATACGCTGGTGTCAAAAATACGCCCTCATTTCGTGTTGTTCAATGGCGACATGACTGCAACCGATACGGGCCCGGAATGGCTACTTTGGCTCGACGATTGGCAATACACCATCGGTAGTGATGGACGCATTACGCCAGTCGTAGTGGCTCGGGGCAACCATGAAATGGACAACCGCAGTTTGCAAGAGATTTTTGACATCCCTTATCCCGATGCCTACTACGCCTTGAGTTTTGGCGGAAATTTACTCCGGCTGCTTACGCTCAATACCATGGCGGCCAGCGGTGGAGACCAAAAAACCTGGCTGGAACGGGAATTGAATGGCGCCAAAGGTTTCACCTGGCGTTTTGCCCAGTACCACCATGCCATGCGCCCTCATACTACTGGCAAACCGGAACGCGATGACCTGGTACAAAACTGGGCACCATTGTTTTTGTACCATCAGGTACAACTCGCCCTGGAATCGGATAGCCATGTAGCCAAATGGACATACCCCATTCGGGTCTCCAGAGAAATAGGTAGTGCGGAGGGCTTCATTCGTGATGATGAACGCGGCACGGTGTATGTGGGAGAAGGTTGTTGGGGAGCACCCCTGCGGAACAGCGATGACAATAAAAAGTGGACCCGCAACAGTGGCAGCTTCAATCACTTCAACCTTATTTATGTTGAACAGGGAAAAATTGAAGTGCGTACCGTTATTTCCGATCAATATCAGGGCGTCATGGAAAGCAAAAGCCCTTTTGTATTGCCCATTGGTCTCAAACTTTGGGAACCCAGCAATGGCAGTGTATTGACGATCATCAACAAAAAAACAACTTTGCTGGCCCAAAACGCCACAAACAACCGTCCGGCAGCGCCTACGCTGAGTCCAGCAGAAGTGGCTGAATCGGCTACCAATGACAAGGAATGGGCTAAACTGGCTCCTTGTTCGGTAGATCCATTCAGCAATGAGGCGAGTATTCCTTTTAACCTTACTCAGGCTGGAGAGGTACAAATTTGTGTGTACAATACCTTGAAAAAAGAAATGGTCAAGCAAGATTTCCCTGGTTTACTGGCTGGAAAACATGTTAAAAAAATAAATCTGAACCAGTTGGTAGCCGGAAGATATTTGGTGGTGGTGCGTTCAGGAGGTAAAGCGGTGATTTTTTATCAATTTTTCAGAAAAGAATGA
- the glyA gene encoding serine hydroxymethyltransferase translates to MKDTVIFDLIHEELDRQRKGIELIASENFTSQAVLDAMGTCLTNKYAEGYPGKRYYGGCEVVDKIEQIAIDRLCTLFGAEYANVQPHSGAQANAAVFLACLTPGDRILGFNLAHGGHLSHGSPVNYSGKVYEAHFYGVEQETGLIDMDKVEATALEVNPKLIVCGASAYARDWDYARFRAIADKVGALLLADIAHPAGLIAAGLLNNPMDHCHIVTSTTHKTLRGPRGGIIMMGKNFDNPWGRATKNGEKIKMSAILNSGVFPGMQGGPLEHVIAAKAVAFQEALQPEFKEYGIQVMKNAQVMADAFVQKGYKVISGGTDNHLMLLDLRSKNVTGRDAENALVRADITVNKNMVPFDTQSPMVTSGIRVGTAAITTRGFKEADCLKVIDWIDTILSDVKNEGLIIATRNEINAYMENFPLYAEQNVIA, encoded by the coding sequence ATGAAGGATACGGTAATTTTTGATTTGATTCACGAAGAGTTGGATCGCCAACGGAAGGGAATAGAACTGATTGCTTCCGAAAACTTCACCAGCCAAGCAGTGCTCGATGCGATGGGTACCTGCCTTACCAACAAGTATGCTGAGGGTTACCCAGGCAAACGTTATTATGGTGGCTGTGAAGTTGTGGACAAAATTGAACAAATTGCCATCGACCGTTTGTGCACTTTGTTCGGGGCAGAATACGCCAACGTACAACCCCACTCTGGAGCACAGGCCAATGCAGCCGTTTTTCTGGCTTGCTTAACCCCTGGTGATCGGATACTGGGTTTCAACCTCGCACACGGCGGACACCTTTCGCACGGCTCTCCAGTGAACTATTCCGGGAAAGTGTACGAAGCCCATTTTTATGGGGTAGAGCAGGAAACTGGCCTAATTGACATGGACAAGGTAGAAGCTACCGCCTTGGAGGTGAATCCTAAACTGATCGTTTGTGGTGCTTCGGCGTATGCCCGCGATTGGGATTACGCCCGCTTCCGCGCCATAGCCGATAAAGTTGGCGCACTGTTGTTGGCAGACATCGCGCACCCGGCAGGTTTGATTGCGGCAGGATTGCTCAACAACCCGATGGATCATTGCCATATCGTTACGTCTACTACCCACAAAACCTTGCGTGGACCACGTGGAGGGATCATCATGATGGGTAAAAACTTTGATAATCCTTGGGGTCGTGCGACCAAAAATGGTGAAAAAATCAAAATGTCGGCCATCCTCAACAGTGGGGTATTCCCAGGGATGCAAGGTGGCCCATTGGAGCACGTCATTGCGGCCAAAGCCGTGGCTTTCCAGGAAGCCCTGCAACCCGAATTCAAGGAATATGGCATTCAAGTCATGAAAAATGCCCAGGTAATGGCCGATGCTTTTGTACAAAAAGGCTACAAAGTCATCTCTGGTGGTACCGACAACCACTTGATGTTGCTCGACCTGCGTTCGAAAAATGTAACGGGCAGAGATGCTGAAAATGCACTGGTCCGTGCCGACATCACCGTGAACAAAAACATGGTGCCCTTCGATACCCAATCACCAATGGTTACGTCGGGCATCCGGGTTGGTACTGCGGCCATCACCACCCGTGGCTTCAAAGAAGCGGATTGTTTAAAGGTAATTGACTGGATTGATACGATTCTTTCTGACGTTAAAAATGAAGGACTCATCATTGCTACCCGCAATGAGATCAATGCGTATATGGAAAACTTCCCCTTGTACGCTGAGCAAAACGTAATAGCCTAA
- a CDS encoding D-alanine--D-alanine ligase, translating to MLKVAILTGGNVAERSVSLKSAETVRKHLNDQKYEKYVIELNGTQFTEQGTGTVVNLNDFSLPTPNGNIKFDLVYQMLHGHPAEDGCLQGYFEVLGIPYTGCDVMSSAITFNKQACKDFLRSHNIPMAPSKVLRKGEAINWAELEAMGVPVFVKPNKNGSSYGASKVNTPDQLAGAIEHAFVYDDEVVVEGFLKGTEFSNGVLRRNGEVVVLPITEIVPHNEFFDFKAKYENQSQEITPARLTPEQTAQVQAQTKLIYEAVGCRGICRFDYILVGDTFFFLEANTIPGMSEQSIVPQQARAHGWSITELLDAAVDEALERQAMKLSVGN from the coding sequence ATGTTAAAAGTAGCCATCCTCACCGGCGGAAACGTCGCCGAGCGCAGTGTATCCCTCAAAAGTGCAGAAACGGTACGCAAACACCTGAACGATCAAAAGTACGAGAAGTACGTGATCGAACTCAACGGCACGCAGTTTACGGAGCAAGGTACAGGCACGGTGGTCAACCTCAATGATTTCAGCTTGCCAACGCCGAATGGCAACATCAAATTCGATTTGGTGTACCAGATGTTGCACGGGCATCCGGCTGAAGATGGTTGTTTGCAGGGTTACTTTGAAGTGTTGGGCATTCCCTACACAGGCTGCGATGTGATGTCTAGCGCCATTACATTCAACAAACAGGCCTGTAAGGATTTCTTGCGCAGCCATAACATCCCCATGGCACCATCCAAAGTGCTGCGCAAGGGCGAGGCCATCAACTGGGCCGAGCTGGAAGCCATGGGCGTTCCCGTGTTTGTCAAACCCAACAAAAATGGCAGTAGTTACGGTGCCTCCAAAGTCAACACCCCCGATCAATTGGCAGGTGCCATTGAGCACGCTTTTGTCTACGACGATGAAGTAGTGGTAGAAGGTTTCCTCAAAGGAACCGAGTTTTCGAATGGCGTCCTGCGCCGCAATGGCGAAGTAGTGGTGCTGCCCATCACCGAAATTGTGCCCCACAACGAGTTTTTTGATTTCAAAGCCAAATACGAAAACCAAAGCCAGGAGATCACTCCGGCACGATTGACTCCCGAGCAAACCGCCCAGGTACAAGCCCAAACCAAATTGATTTACGAAGCCGTTGGCTGCCGGGGCATTTGTCGCTTTGACTACATCCTGGTAGGGGACACCTTCTTCTTCCTCGAAGCCAATACGATTCCGGGCATGTCCGAACAAAGCATTGTGCCCCAACAAGCACGTGCCCACGGTTGGAGCATCACCGAATTGCTGGATGCAGCGGTGGATGAGGCTTTGGAAAGACAGGCGATGAAGTTGAGTGTGGGGAATTGA